The Rhizoctonia solani chromosome 4, complete sequence genome contains a region encoding:
- a CDS encoding iron-sulfur cluster assembly accessory protein, with amino-acid sequence MAHLLARTSLRLRAPGPVFQARRLQHSIFGPEQPLANSPPTVRPSIIDRNLPEPHAPQTAGPRPPPPSPTREKPRLRATKAALTLTPDAVRRLKQLLSGPTPQLIRIGVRNKGCAGMSYHLEYVEKPGRFDEIVEQDGAKVLIDSKALFSIIGSEMHWNEDRMSSKFVFNNPNVVDACGCGESFNIAT; translated from the exons ATGGCTCATCTCTTGGCGCGGACTTCACTTCGCTTGCGTGCACCAGGACCTGTATTCCAAGCACGTCGGCTTCAGCACTCGATCTTTGGCCCGGAGCAGCCGTTGGCGAACTCACCCCCTACTGTTAGGCCGTCGATAATAGATCGAAACTTGCCTGAGCCGCATGCACCTCAAACCGCAGGTCCTAGACCACCACCGCCATCCCCTACACGGGAAAAGCCTAGGCTAAGGGCAACCAAAGCTGCTCTCACTCTC ACACCCGACGCCGTTCGGCGGTTGAAGCAGCTTCTCTCTGGACCCACTCCACAGCTTATTCGGATCGGCGTGAGGAATAAGGGCTGCGCTGGGATGTCTTACCACCTTGAATATGTTGAGAAGCCGGGACGATTCGATGAAATAGTGGAACAAGATGGCGCAAAGGTCTTGATTGACAGCAAGGCACTCTTCTCTATTATCGGGAGCGAAATGCACTGGAATGAAGACCGTATGAG CTCGAAGTTTGTGTTCAATAATCCAAACGTAGTCGATGCATGTGGATGCGGAGAATCATTCAATATTGCTACATAG
- a CDS encoding Ran-binding protein 9 → MNRPAPTTTNIPGFHHALYRELESRTKYVCMGATPSPSRTGERPSWAMLSPLPANPHPVEIPPMQRPAYLDHSALRRHLIVDASATETPIPEPTTRSSSASLSIVSDSDIDPREARGTPTPEPRNESTDAIRVPTRWNAADKHHALVLSPDGREVRYPSPTHSTDKEAAAIRANHPMPAACGVYYFEVQIIEKGTQGHIGIGFSSREVGLNRLPGWEPMSWGYHGDDGNSFAGQSDGTPYGPVFGTGDIIGCGVDFTEGTAFYTKNGEFLKKAFRNIKGNLYPSVGLRTPKERVLANFGQDPFRFDVATYVMQRRDRVWREIQRTPLDTVQNPKRIVRATVERATLDAAEREADATARTLRASIAAGGGSGEDTSMDEERQVETALALDEDDTVARQRIVRAVTIGDIDSALTEIENRYPAFVTADRDDGTDDEDGMDEDGKLVEMLLAAEGDELGEAEPGTPTKNSLALKGKDKGKGSLANALEYGQFLHQKYGRDTRPSVQAELRAASGLVAYTDPRMAMGHARELVNPGARAKLADEVNRVILSSQGRPEHTALESVYRQTAVVTEVLAREGVGQAAFADVEKEFWEATTSLLSYEGGE, encoded by the exons ATGAATAGGCCTGCTCCGACAACGACCAATATACCTGGTTTTCACCATGCGTTGTATCGGGAACTTGAGTCGAGAACGAAATATGTCTGTATGGGGGCGACGCCATCGCCAAGTCGGACAGGTGAACGCCCATCCTGGGCAATGCTATCGCCACTCCCAGCGAACCCGCATCCAGTCGAAATACCGCCGATGCAAAGGCCGGCCTACCTGGACCACTCGGCGCTTAGGAGGCATCTGATAGTGGACGCTAGTGCGACAGAAACACCCATACCCGAGCCAACTACACGTTCATCGTCGGCTTCGCTTTCAATAGTATCAGACAGCGATATTGATCCGCGCGAGGCGCGGGGGACGCCAACGCCCGAGCCTCGTAATGAGTCTACGGATGCGATTCGAGTCCCGACGAGGTGGAACGCTGCAGATAAGCACCATGCCCTTGTGCTCTCTCCAGACGGCCGCGAAGTTAGATATCCAT CCCCAACTCATTCGACCGACAAAGAAGCTGCTGCTATCCGTGCGAATCATCCCATGCCCGCGGCTTGTGGAGTCTACTATTTCGAGGTACAGATCATCGAAAAGGGCACACAAGG GCATATTGGTATTGG CTTTTCAAGCCGCGAAGTTGGGCTGAACCGCCTTCCGGGTTGGGAACCCATGTCTTGGGGCTACCACGGTGATGATGGCAATTCCTTTGCTGGCCAATCGGATGGGACCCCATACGGACCAGTCTTTGGCA CTGGAGATATTATTGGATGTGGTGTTGATTTTACAGAAGGAACTGCATTCTACACCAAAAACGGCGAATTCCTGA AAAAAGCCTTTAGGAATATCAAAGGCAATCTGTACCCCTCAGTCGGCCTACGTACTCCTAAAGAGCGTGTTCTGGCCAACTTTGGTCAAGACCCATTCAGGTTCGACGTTGCTACCTATGTGATGCAACGACGAGATCGTGTCTGGCGTGAGATTCAACGCACTCCACTTGATACGGTTCAGAATCCCAAGCGGATCGTTCGGGCGACTGTCGAGAGAGCCACTCTCGATGCTGCCGAACGAGAAGCAGATGC TACTGCCCGTACCCTGCGGGCTAGCATAGCAGCAGGTGGAGGATCTGGAGAAGACACGTCAATGGACGAGGAACGACAGGTGGAGACGGCACTTGCCCTGGACGAGGACGACACCGTGGCTCGACAGAGGATCGTGCGAGCTGTGACTATAGGCGATATTGACTCTGCCCTCACAGAAATCGAAAATCGATATCCTGCGTTCGTAACTGCCGATCGAGACGATGGAACAGATGACGAAGATGGCATGGACGAGGACGG GAAGCTCGTGGAGATGCTTCTCGCTGCCGAAGGGGATGAACTGGGGGAAGCCGAACCCGGTACTCCGACCAAAAACTCGCTCGCTCTCAAGGGGAAAGACAAGGGCAAAG GAAGTCTAGCGAATGCGCTCGAGTATGGCCAATTCTTGCACCAGAAATACGGGCGCGATACCCGACCGAgtgtccaagctgaattaCGCGCTGCATCTGGCTTGGTCGCATACACAGATCCTCGGATGGCAATGGGTCATGCTAGGGAACTTGTCAACCCAGGAGCCAGGGCCAAGTTGGCGGATGAAGTTAATAGAGTCATTTTGA GTTCGCAAGGAAGGCCCGAACATACTGCCCTCGAGAGCGTGTACCGACAAACAGCAGTCGTGACTGAAGTTCTGGCACGAGAAGGGGTTGGCCAAGCCGCGTTTGCGGACGTCGAGAAGGAGTTCTGGGAAGCGACGACAAGCTTATTGAGCTATGAAGGAGGCG AATAG
- a CDS encoding G-patch domain protein: protein MSEAMIKRWNEITMDHSEGPAAASSSKRSRPRAHSQSSSNESEDNISIVSRSPSPAPRNDKEEDISVYDQYIRGPILEPVTVNTKISSSNKGFGMLAKMGWKEGEGLGASGQGRTDPVPFLVKLDALGLGRSTYDERIIESAVSQRRELDSERMIKETEEQRRIREASGSDCEKQYKNVAQFDEHVRSYAHTHVVRMKEQQATARQRQSGESAARKAKEKKREEKEMKKMAAAAGIKYSSGSATSSSIVVPAQPTIKPVAINSGGGFAPVSDPPARRGGWSAVTAPTESTGARSFAPVSATTVTPVGLKKTGWTAVANPAISSSIPTAGAESQDPKQSAKKMGGGFMRGGWTTLDTGTSADQDIEMASPVTVSSKRVIPPPPTDPAPLPPPPPPTLDPPPPPPEDVPPPPPPSHPAPNGWWPSR, encoded by the exons ATGTCTGAAGCTATGATAAAACGTTGGAATGAAATAACGATGGATCACTCCGAGGGCCCAGCAGCAGCATCCTCGTCAAAG CGCTCCCGCCCCAGGGCTCACTCTCAATCATCGTCCAATGAGTCAGAAGATAATATATCAATTGTATCGCGTTCTCCCTCGCCTGCTCCACGGAACGACAAGGAGGAGGATATTAGTGTGTATGACCAATATATACGAGGTCCTATACTCGAACCTGTCACTGTGAACACCAAGATTTCATCTTCCAACAAAGGATTTGGAATGTTGGCCAAGATGGGTTGGAAAGAAGGGGAGGGACTAGGAGCTTCAGGACAAG GACGTACGGATCCCGTTCCATTTCTTGTCAAGTTGGATGCATTGGGGCTAGGTCGATCAACTTATGACGAACGTATCATTGAATCGGCTGTATCCCAGCGGCGCGAGCTGGACTCTGAGCGAATGATAAAGGAGACTGAGGAGCAGCGCAGAATTCGCGAGGCAAGTG GAAGCG ATTGCGAAAAACAATACAAAAATGTCGCACAGTTCGACGAACATGTTCGCAGTTATGCACATACGCATGTGGTG CGAATGAAAGAGCAGCAAGCCACAGCCCGCCAGCGCCAGTCCGGCGAATCAGCTGCACGAAAGgcaaaagaaaagaaacgTGAAGAAAAGGAGATGAAAAAAATGGCGGCAGCAGCAGGAATTAAATATTCCAGTGGTTCGGCTACCTCGTCTTCTATCGTAGTCCCTGCGCAGCCCACGATCAAGCCTGTTGCCATCAATTCGGGTGGTGGTTTCGCTCCAGTTTCTGACCCACCCGCCAGGAGGGGAGGTTGGTCGGCTGTTACTGCTCCAACAGAATCGACGGGTGCACGGTCGTTTGCTCCTGTTTCGGCCACAACTGTTACACCAGTTGGACTCAAAAAGACTGGGTGGACTGCAGTTGCTAACCCTGCTATCTCTTCCTCAATTCCTACTGCGGGCGCCGAGAGTCAGGATCCAAAGCAATCTGCAAAGAAAATGGGTGGCGGGTTTATGCGCGGTGGTTGGACAACTCTCGACACTGGAACTAGTGCAGACCAAGATATCGAAATGGCTAGTCCCGTCACGGTTTCTTCAAAACGTGTGATACCGCCCCCACCTACAGACCCTGCCCCTCTTCCGCCCCCACCCCCTCCAACTCTAGATCCCCCGCCACCCCCTCCAGAGGACgtgccacctccacctccaccatctCACCCAGCACCGAATGGCTGGTGGCCATCCCGTTAG
- a CDS encoding P-loop containing nucleoside triphosphate hydrolase protein, with product MDVVGDTLVLTSSDAPLKSSPLLKSRPAQPMPFPLGRKPVAPPSSPIAFSLNIKVGPSGDSKDETHLASGTKDDFSLLLSDSDIEILDPTPPRMPSPQLVIDNSTHTSPLPNHNGKNTTITFTSPASPRLDPPTDSPDRSFPLRPAGRSTRMTILDSSPLGSPSMSQRGGSGEPSTPPRRRIRRGRPPSPEAEEAEVRQDVRKKGKKTKRSILEKNRFLETEAQFSGSEDSNASFDPAGLENDYDREFVRTSPLTQVPADYNQQQYYVQSLMTQVPGGSGPRFATGPVRYNAYLALGNKRREGVSSSPVRVSQSQYVNDSFVVDDEEEIEYEEKSSDLD from the coding sequence TGGCCGCAAACCAGTAGCTCCTCCTTCATCTCCTATCGCTTTTTCTCTGAACATCAAGGTTGGACCCAGTGGtgactccaaggatgaaacacacCTTGCGTCGGGGACGAAAGATGATTTTTCTTTGCTACTCAGTGATTCTGACATTGAGATACTTGATCCTACCCCGCCGAGAATGCCCTCCCCCCAACTGGTAATCGACAATTCCACGCATACATCACCTCTCCCAAATCATAATGGGAAGAATACGACTATTACATTCACCTCGCCAGCCTCTCCCAGATTAGATCCACCAACTGATTCACCAGACCGCTCATTTCCGTTGAGACCTGCTGGACGTTCGACTCGCATGACAATACTGGACTCATCTCCTTTAGGCAGCCCATCTATGAGTCAGAGAGGTGGCTCCGGGGAACCGTCTACTCCACCTCGACGTCGTATTCGACGTGGTCGACCTCCTAGTCCAGAAGCTGAAGAAGCTGAGGTCAGACAAGACGTCCGGAAAAAGGGAAAGAAAACCAAGCGCTCGATTCTTGAGAAGAACAGGTTCCTTGAAACTGAAGCTCAGTTTTCAGGATCAGAAGATTCAAACGCCTCGTTCGACCCTGCCGGTCTTGAGAATGACTACGACCGAGAGTTTGTGCGAACCTCGCCGTTGACCCAAGTGCCTGCAGACTACAACCAACAACAATATTATGTACAGAGCCTTATGACTCAAGTTCCGGGAGGCTCTGGGCCGCGCTTTGCCACTGGACCTGTTCGTTACAATGCGTACCTTGCTCTAGGGAATAAGAGGCGCGAAGGCGTATCCAGCTCGCCCGTGCGTGTCTCCCAGTCTCAATACGTCAACGATTCATTCGTGGTAGACGATGAGGAGGAAATTGAGTACGAAGAGAAATCAAGCGATCTTGATTGA